The sequence atgccaagggcaaaattgtccaatggGTACGGTGATAAGGAATTTGGTTGCAGTATTTAGCAATACCCTATAAATTTGGTCCAGGAAAACTAACTTTTTCGGGAAAAAAGACCTTTTTAGCCAAATTCGAACTGAGGCAGCCCGATCAAGTTGGACTGACGAGAGTTCTAATTTAGCACCTCATGAATTTTTTGTTGGAGACAAGAAGGACGGAACTACCCTTAGTTACGGTGGTTTCGACGGTCGGAGAGACTTGTGCCTCTATGTCTGCCCATGTATTTATCAAATAGTtgcatttatttttttcaacacTTATAATTTTCAAACACTTCAATTTTATcacttattttttattatttaattttcagcTTTATCGAACACCACCTTAATCAACTATTTTTTGATGTAATAAAAATTAATCAACTAATTTATGCTGATTAATATCAaagtaattgtttttttttcttctgaaAAACTCGTTCTCTCTTTTTGTTTGATAATCGTTCAAATATTATCATCAAAATATTTTTGATTTAACACTCAAATTTGGTAAAAATcaggaaaagtaaaaaaattcatGTGATTTCGCGGTGAAATTTTTGTGATAAAACAGTATTCATATTAgcagaaaaaaatatgaattttcagtAACACCGCTTAAAGTTGGAGGAAATTTTAGATGTAACAGTTAAAGTTGATGATATGATGGATGGCATTGACcaattaattttctttcacgtaattcatttataaaaaatgttaaaaaagatCGCACATAGAAAATTGTGAACAATAGCTGAGATGAAAAATAACAAGTTGGAGCGATAGGCAAAATTTCTAGTGAAAAATAACAATTTGGAGTGATCTgaaatatttacaaaaaataATGAATACAAATACTTAGGTAGAAAAAACAAGCATCTGAAAATTAATACATTTAAAACAAACACAACATATGGTGGAATTCAGGGAGGTTTAAGATGCGTTTGAGCACCATTGATCGCCAGAACGCTAAAAATTCAGCGGAAAATGTGAACGAaacttttatcttttctttaaatataaaaacactaaaaaaatactaatttaACACCGATAAATCACGACAAACATCTCCACCACTAGATCCTGTCACCGATTGAGTACTTCATTAAACACAAACACAAACACAAGCATTCCATTGGGGAACAAATTTCATTCTCTTTTCCTAAGTTCAGAGCCTAATGAGTCGATACATTTGAAAATTTCTACAAAAGATTCGtactaaaataataattaaaagtaGCAAAATAcacgaaatatatatttttgaaagATTTTATGGTAAGGAGCTGCTTCTATTCCTTGCCAAAATCAGCATTATAGTGTGAACTGGATTCAAGTTTCTTTGCCTCATTAAGCTTCCTCACAGCCTGCAACACCATATGTGAAAACTAATTATATTATGCAATTACATGTTCCAAAATCGGGCTGACAATTTTTGACAATTTTTGACACGACATGATAGCCATTTTTGTTGCTTTTACATCATGTATGATAATATGCAGATAACATAACATGATTAAGACATGATAGGCCGAATTGTCATCTCTatgaaaccaaaaaaaaaagaggacaAAATTCTCAGGATGAAAATTACCTTCATAAAGTCTTCATGGATGACATAATCACGTTCTGCGCGAATTGCTGACATTCCAGCTTCCGTGCAAACGTTGCGTAAATCAGCTCCATTGAAACCCTGAGACAGTTAAAACAGTCATTTTAAGGACAAAAAGCTAGTGATTTCTTGAAGATGAAACAAGTAGATCAACATTTTGGTTTACCTCTGCAAGTTTAACAACGGCCTCATAATCGATCTCACCATGCTTTGCAATGCCAGCTGCATGGATCTTAAGTATTTCCATTCTAGATTGTTCATTTGGCAATGGAATCTCTATCTTCCGATCTAATCGACCAGGTCGCAGAAGTGCAGGGTCGAGAACATCAGGTCGGTTTGTTGCCATTATCATTTTAACCTACAGCAAAAAAATGAAACATTATTGGACTTTTCCATCTCATGTGTCTTGTGTATATCAGATTGTTTATTTAAAATTGAGTTCTTCCGTAAAGACCCAGATTTAACATATAAACAAGCAAAGTTGAAGAAAAGAGATGCCACAAAACTGTGAGATATAAAATATTACAGCTACAGAGCCAAAACATTAGTTATGGTAGTAAGTTCATATTGTTGACATAAAAAAGATCTTAGAAAAGCTTTCAggtatttaattaaaaaaaatttatgactATTTAACAGTTGATTCGTTATATACGCGAAGCAAAAACCGGTGTTCATGTAGTATTTGAATAAACGACCAAAAAACTTCTCAAGCAAACCCCAATCCAAATATCTCACTGATAAACTACATCAAAGTTTTACTGTTTCATATAAAAACCTAAGCCAATGCAAGTTTTTACACCAGATGGATAAGGTAGAAAAAGCCTGAGCAAGGACCAGAGCTGCCACTTTCAAAGTTTGCCTATAATTTGCAAACCCATTCCAGATAATTTCCAATTAAGACATCCTCATTGATTCTAGTAGCacaaaagctttagatctacATGTCTTTCAAGTGCAACCTTACAAATCTCTCAAAGATGGACCTCACTGAAACCTAGGTCGGCAAATCCAACTCTATACATGTCCATGTGAAGATGGTAGAGAAAACATAAATCTCTccagaaaataattatttaaaagtaaaatgTGCTGTAAGTGAGAAAGTATAAATCAAAATGCTGGGTTTGTATTGTACACATAATATACAATTGGTAGTACCTTGCCAAGCTGATCGAAACCATCTAGCTGATTAAGTAACTCCATCAGTGTCCTTTGAATTTCACGATCTGCACTTGTTCCCTCACTAAAACGGCGTCCACCAATGGCATCAATCTCATCCATGAAAATGATGCAAGGCTAACACAATGAAAGCAAAATTTAACACAAGCCATCATACACCTCCAAGTAAAAAGCTTATCAAATTTAGAAAACGAGGTTCTTACTTGGTGATCACGTGCATATCCGAACATTTCTCGTATCAACCTAGCACTTTCTCCTATGTATTTGTCGATAATAGCACTTGAAACAACCTTCATCCAGATAGAAAGTAATACAAGTTACCAAGTATAGCTTATACACAATACAAAATGGGGGCAAGGATCAACAGGAAAAAAAATGTCCGACCTTTAAAAAGTTGGCATCTATGTTACTCGCAATAGCCCTAGCTAACAATGTCTTTCCAGTACCTGGTGGTCCATAAAGGAGAACACCCTGAAACAGCAGATAAGAATTTGGGATGAAAATTTACTTTACCAAAATGGGATAATAACTGCTTATAAGTTACCTACTCaagaaaaggagagaagaaaagaGAGCCATAATCACCTTGGGAGGTTTAATGCCCACTCTAACAAAAAGCTCAGGGTTCATGAGAGGTAACTCAATGGACTCCCTCAATTCTCTAATTTGATCTGATAGACCACCCACAGCTGAATAGCTAATATTTCCAGGATCTTCATGCAACATATTATAAACAACTGGGTCAACCTGTCAGGCCACAGTACACACATTATTAGGCATTAGACATAATTTTGCagaaaattagtaatttaacaCAATCTTTGCAATGACACCAACTGCCTTTCTCAACTAGTTTCTACATCTATCTCCTGCTCCAAAGAAAAAATAGATTAACTTGCCTCACGTGGTAGAGACCGCATGATTGTAAGTGTTGTCATATCAAGAACCACCCTAGTTCCTGCAGTCAGCTTTTCCTTGTCAACTTTGCTGCGGCAACCAACGACGTAACGAGGGCCACTACTTGCTTTAACAATCACTGAAAAATATAGAAGCAACCAATACTCTATCAACATCAACTAGTTCTTACAAACACATAATAGGGATGAGATGAAATCAAAGACTACAAATGTGAAATTCATGTAAGCAATTCCCTACAAGGGACATATTGTAATTAGAAAAACACAGAAAAGACCATATAATAGAGTAGCAATTATGCAATATCTTTTTGTATATAATAAACTTGTTCTCAAGCTTAATATTTTCAACAAAGAAAAGCTGCCAGCATTCCATCCAGCACAggggatttagagagagaactTACAACGTTCATTGTCAAGAGGTCGAAGAACTTCTCCTATGATCTGTCCAACACTTTGAAGAGATTTCAAATCATCTTCTGTCTTGTTGAACTCTTTCTTTGCAGCACGCAAATTTTCCCTCACTGCAGTAATGTAATTACAACTCAATATCACTCATCACCTTCATGAGCACAATTATCAAGCGACCAAGTGAGACATTTACAATCAACTTTGCAAACAGATAACAGATATTAGGTTTCATCAAATATGTGGTTAACTAAATGTATAGGGGCAAGTACAAGGGCAAGCcactcttatttttattatagtaATGAAACATCTTCAAGCTTTATTCTAATAATTCGTGTTACCTTATTAGAATGGAATCAGAATGATTTTGGACATTCTCTTTGAGATAAGATCTTTTGTTTAATGAAATTATTACCTACTAATAGAACTAGTCATAATACTGAAGCTCAAAACAGTCTATGCTTAAAATAGAATAGAGGAACCTTTTCATTTACAGATTAACGATTCCAAAATCGAGTAAATTAGCAAGACTCGCTAGTAAATAATGTAATTCAATTACATCAAACAATTCAACCAGGATAATCcaaaaaaaatgacaaataaacaTAAGGATAATCAATTTATAGGAAACGGAAGCTATCTCTGAACTGCATTAGATCGATAAAAAGTAATTGAAGGACTATGGACTTACCAGATCGTACTCTGGACTCCAACTCCTTGTGCTGGAGTAACTTTTTCCAGTACTCTGCAACCGCAGTACGGCGTCGTGCTGCGTCATCTCCTTCGCTGCTCATCTTTAAATTTCTTTGTCCTCTACGAACCTGAATGTTTGAAAGTCGGGTCAGGCACACATGTATAACGATTAACACAAACAAAACCACAATAGGAGACATAATCTCAATTTCTAGCCATAGAAATGCAACAGCTACATTGAATTAGCAGATAATTGAAAAAAAGGGTTAGGGAAAAGATTGAATATGTTTGAAACTGAAAATCGAATGGTAAAAGAACAGAGTGGGGGGTACGAAGAAAGCTTACTGGTGTATTCTCGGGACTGGATGAAGAGCTACTGGAGAGGGACGGCTAAATGAAGAAAGATTCTGATTAAGTTTTGGATCGGAGAGAAGAGGAGTGGTTTCGGCGTtggatttcccgatccaagtatCTATAACTTGAACGATGGGGCAGTcggggtaaattacacatatggccactgaactttacccatttccAAAGTATGACTACTAGATTTCAAGatgtaacataaaagtcactcaaaCTTTATATTTTCTAACGTTATGCCATAAACTTCAATTAACGTTTCAAAATGACCAGTGAACGACCTCAAAATGTGAAAGAAAGGAAGTGAATTCTTAAATAGAGAAAACTTTGGAAATTGTGAGTTTGAAGAAGACAAAATGTGGTTCCATTCCATGATAAATATGgttataaacaactttaatttttgatcattattatttttagattatTTTGAGGTCCTCAATAagagttaattgaagtttatgGTATAATGCTAAAAAATATAAAGCTTGAGTGATTTTTATAGTTCGTTTTAAAATTCAATAGTATCgtaaaaatgagtaaagttaaGTGTTCAAGGCTTTAATTTAACTATCACACGGTGATACGGATTAAATCGTTTTCTCTAATTGGATGTTCAGAAGTGGATTGAACATTTAAGATTTAATATCAAAATATCCAATGGATTTAATGATAGTTTTTAGTTAGCTACTACTTTCGTAGAAGAGATTATACATGAACTAATTCCACGATATTAAATTGATACATAATTTTAGTGTTTGAATTTAGTAGGTAATGTGCCGTTTTTTAATTGGCATggaatttatacaaaaaattTCGAATTGGATTAAAGTTGAACTCCTAACTCGAAAATGACacaaaatgatatatatatttaattacttATTCTCTCCCATCCTCTGAGTAGTTTTCATTAGAGCGTTGATTTTGAACAATTTTGAACTGTGAAAATCAGAATTGTATTTACGGTATTCGATTGAGCTATTTTATTCTAGAAGCGACCGACTGATAGCCTACCAGTACAATCTCGAGGCAATGCAGCGAACATGTTAAAGAAAGTGACCTCGTTTGCAACTCATCTCAAAATTTTCTTCTTCGGTATAATCGTTCCTAATCTAACTGTACGacaataactagtaattaataatttgatatataaatgatgaaatttcattttattttaagatACATTTGGAAGAACCAAACATATAATCGAGGAGGACAACGATGGCCATGGCAACGAATTTGTCCATATTTTCCCCTACTATGAGTCAGAACGTCACAATAGCTTCTTTATGTGTAATTAATTCTCTAACAAAATGATATTTTATCTCTATGTGCTTCGTATTAATATGGAATCTCTGATTTTTGGCAAATGTAATAGGAGACTGATTATCACTATTTATTACTACTAGAGAATTAGAGGTAATAAGATTTAGATGGTTCATGAATCTATTGAGCCATACTACCTCTTGTGCCACAGATGAGTGTGACACATACCTTGCTTCTATGGTGGACAATGCTACACATGTTTGTTTCCTGTTGTTCTGTGATATTTTCCCATTCCTTAGTGATGTCTTCAAATATGAACAATGCTCATGATCAGACTTAATAAGACCTGGAACAATCAACAAATGGTTAGGGTGGGGTGAGAGTCAGGTGTCCCCTCTCCTATGCTTAAGTTAGTAATATACTTTGAAGAAATTATGATAACTTGAAAGCAGTGTATGTTTTAAAGAATGAATGTGTGTCTTGTGACGTTTGTTATGGAAACATACCCGAGGTTAAGTACCTTTCCACGTGTAAACCATTGTTTGGCTCCGACACCGTTTCCCTTTTCACTATTCCGTAATATACGACATGTTCTTAGGAACATGAGTGGATCTTTGAAGTCTGTAATAGTTATTAGTCCACGTGTCTAGTTGGTTAAGGTTTATGCCAAAACTTCCGGCTGCTACACGTGTTAAGGCTCATTTCTTTGAATCGGACTAGGCCACATTCCTTTGATTCGATGCATGCCTATTCCTTTACTCTGTACTGCATCAGCTAACGAGAAAACGTAGTTTGATGTGGACTTCCTCTCGTCCAGGTCTCTTGCCCTAGttaaaaacaaattaataatCAAGATATAATGTGgtagtaatttatttttatcaaataataaaccataattcataattataaatattaaaaataaatcaacATTCAAAACATTCTTACAAAACTAACATCCAAAAAGTAACTAGAAACTATCAAAAAGTCTCATAATATAACTTCAAACAATCTAGAACTAATTAAGATAGTTCGAAATTAAATGTTAAAGTCATCTAAGCAAAACAAGACTTTTACCGGGATAGTTCGAAAAGAGGTTTTTCCTCTCTTGTataaaggtacacaaagaagTTTACCCGACCCCATCTTCATCTACAAGTGACTAACATGAGTTGTAACTTGCAACGCACTTAACTGTTCCACAAAGATTCTGAATGCTTTAACATAAATCTGATGGCTCTTTATCCAACTTTAAGTAAGCAAAAACCTAACTTTTGAGCTGAAAAAGAGCTTCCCAATTCTCCATAAAGAAGAGTATGATCCTGCACTTTTGCTAGATTACCAGTCAAGACAGTCTTGCATCAAATTCTGTAATTTGATGATATGAAGCATTATCGCCTCAATATCGTCTCATCTGACATATCGACTAACTTTGTAATTTCTAAGTTCTTTCCTCAAGCTTCTCAACTTAGCCTATTCACAAGGAGTTTGAGGAACGATGGAAGTTATTTTCCAACAAgtcataataataaaaaaatattaaaaagaaatCATCGTACAAATACAAATGATTTCAATGTATAATCAAAAATACATTTTCGATTCATATAAAATCTCCTAAAATTATTTATGATATTgtgaattttttataaatttttcatAATTTCTGGATAATTATAAACATTttctattaatttaaattgattttagaatattaaaaaaaaataaaaaataaatattttatctgtaaaaaaattacacaaaatacacaaaaaaaatagaaaaattgcAAAGGTAAGGTCTGGAAAAAATTAGAGGTCAAATGACCACTGTAAGCCACTCCATACTTCGACATGCGTTGCTCACGAGCTCGACATGTGGTATCCGTGTGCGGATTGGTTGCTAATCACCATGTGTCATGATGTGGTTGGCATGTGTGCCACATGCGTGACATGTGGTGGACGCCTAAATGTAGGCGACTGAAGCCCGAAGGTGATGCATAGGGCCCATATGCTGCCTTCTCGTCTTCCATTGGTCCTACAATTTGTTCCAATCTAAGGTTTTTGGGCTTCTTGATCACATTGGTGAAGTCAGTTTGTCCATACGACAAACACAAATTAGGGTTTGAGGCACATATATTCTCACTTGAGACTCCACTATTCCAAATCTAAAAACCCTAAATCGCAAATATACACCATTCTGTGCGTTTTGCAGTGCccttttttttaccaaaaaacaCGTATTCATACCCAATAAACACaaatctaatacatatattaatCCTAGCATGAAAAAACTATACTTTTCTCCATATTCAGGGATCAAAATTAACAGAACATGAGATCTGTGGCTGGCTCTGATGCCAATGAAGGATAAATATCACATATTTCATACGAGTTATCGAATTACCTATTGTAGCGCAGATAACCTCTAATATGATTTGTAGTAGAAGTACGGATCACTACGACCTTCGTATTAACGGTCACGCTTTAACTGCACGGAGGTTAATCAGGGGAGGAAACAACTGATCTACGAACTAAGAGCAACGATAGTTTTGTGTGTGAGAGAGAGGTGGTGTAGGGTTAGATAGAGAGGAGGAGTCTTTCGTCGTCATTTTTGTATTTCTTTATACTAGGGTTGGACAACTTACTGTCTATTTATAAGGAGAGATTATGACAAATTCTAGCctccttttctctcttttgggcCTGACTCATTCCATCTACGGATGAACCATTTATTCGGTCTAAACCCAGACAATTCTAATAAGGCTAACAAACAATCCTTTCAATAAACAATGAATAAATgttaaaatttattataataatcaTAGAAAGCCAAGTAACTAATAAGTGCTAAATAATTTAGCATAATTACATAAATTAAGAGATTTTTCTAATTAAAGGTTAATATGTATCATAGTAAGTGATTATTTTGAATTATTTATGGATtaaaaatttgttttgattaaaaAATATGGGGTCTAAAGTTCTTGTTTTAATAACTTTATGGTTAAGACGGTCATATTCCTCCTCAATACTCTCCATATATTCTATAGAAAGATTTTTCCATAGACCATTGTCTTTATTTCCTAGCCAATTTCATCTTTCGAGGTACTCGTTCTTGCACGCACTAATACTTTGTAGTTCCCCAACCTTCATACGATAGCGGTCCCATTTTTCTACCATGGAGAAAGGGAAAAGTGCGATAAACCTCATGATATGTATTAAACTATGTCCAtcttaaaaagaaaattaagtgAAACTTTCTTTTAGGACAATTTTCCCTCATGTTATCACTCAACAACATATTGAACAAAgatttttattcattaataagcataaattatttcaaaaatgTTTGAATATTTGTAGAAATATATCCACAAATTAAACATTCGTGTGAGAAggaatttggaaaaaaaagtcATTGGAAACTAGCTATATGTAAGTGTTTCTTTAGACAAGAAAGTATGTTCGTGGATTTTTTtctactttatatatatttatttagcatatatttttagtttaaaATCTGTAAagaaatcccattttgtgaattttttattcaattacaaatatttatttaattaattaataattattataaaattaaaattttttgttatttttataattgttttattaataaaaaattataaaccgaataaaaataaaaaattgtttgACAAAAGCTGACGTGACAATACTAGCCGCAATAACCATAAAAGTTGTTCTAAGATTTATCGAGACTTCAATTCCTTCGTCCTTTTCTATGAAATTATATTGCTAATTTTTATCGtcattttgaaaataataaattgaacaatttttccgatttaaataaaataaagaagctTCATTTCTACAGGTGCAAAGAACCTATTGATGTCTCGATTGTGCTACCAAAGATTCTAGAGAAGTTGCAATAGggtgttttaatattttttttaataagaattATGAATAGAGCAAGCAAAGAAATGTAGGtggttgaataaaaaaaattcgtgTTTTGACTTAGATTTCTAATTCCGAGAGTAAAATTGAGCTAACTTTTTTATACATGAAAGCAAATTTGgttattttaaaatgaaaattgagttaatttttttataccATGAAAGCaaattttggttattttaaaatGAAGATCGAGTTAATTCTTTTATACCATGAAAGCAAAATTTGgttattttaaaatgaaattgTTCCATAATAACATTAGGAACACATTTAACCCTTATCCCTCGATAATTTTATTGGTTTATACTATTGGCCATCCAACATCACATTTATTCTATTAAGTATGCCAAAATTATtccttatattattatttataaatttccTTTATTGAACTATGAACAACTCCgtctgtgagggtcacttggtggtcTTTACAgtcggtcccaagcccggacaaaggaggagggttgcggtagatttgtggcggccagcgtaaaacttagccacatcttatgacatgaaccatactataaatatcgttggggcgttccctactcagcgacgcactgcacttcctagacccgggtgtagtaataaatgtgcaagggttgctaggtcgtcgccccgaagcgacGCGCCACCCCAAGACCcaggggtggtgtcaaatatacAAGGGTTGcaggtaaataagctagtccacggtaatggtaggggtaagggtagtaggttacgctttgggacatggaacataggttctttgacaggaagattagctgaaattgtagatgttatgaagaggaggagaataaatataacgtgcctacaagaaaccaagtgggttggagccaaggctagagagatagctcattggggttataagctttggtactcaggaaaggataagagtagaaatggagtaggtattcttattgatagggagtatattgatgatgtagtagcggtgtctaggaagagcgataaaattatgagtgttaagttagtgataggggatgaggttgtgaatgtcattagtgcatatgcgccacaaataggattagatgtctctataagccaagctttttgggaggacttagagaaagtggtgcaacaggttcctagggatgaaaaaatggtactggggggtgatctcaatggacacgtgggttctaggcgagatgagTTTgggagtgttcatggagggtatggttttggagataagaatgaagcaggaaatgatattttggaattcgcatcagcctatgacttgagtatcatgaacacatggtttatgaagagaacatcccacttagtgacttatcggagtggcggtaatgcgagccaaattgacttcttcttagtaaggagtgcttggagaaagagttatattgattgtaaggtgatcatccctggtgagagtacgacaacccaacatagagtagtggtgcttgattttcgaagtaggaaatgcataagaaaacaaacaccacaagtagagactaagattaagtggtggaaattgcaaggggagagtcaacaaaaatttgtggatgagatgactaaaaaagatgtttggacttgtaatatggatttagatatagattcgatatggactaagatggagcatagtataagggaagtagcgaaggaagttctaggggaatctaaaggtagcatgccaccgggtaaggacacatcttggtggacagaagaagtacgacaagcagtaaagagtaagcgagaatcctataaaatattggggaaatgtaggagtgacgagaactacgaaaaatacaaagaggctaaaagggaagtaaagaaggtcatacgagatgctagagcaaaggtgaatcgggatctgtatacaagattggatacgaaagaaggggaaagagacatatatagaattgctcggatgagagataggaagacgcgagatctcggaaaagttaaatgtgtgaaggatgtggaacagaaagtcctagttggagataaggatatcaaggaacgatggaggtcctattttgatgacttatttaatggagatcgcagacaagattttggagatataagtatccatcacgatatgataaatcatgaatgcctgcggagaattcaaaagggtgaagtcaaaatggcattaagtaagatgaagttgaagaaagcagtaggacctgatggcatccctattgagatttggagatgttttgggagaaagaggaatcgaatggttgatgacgttcttcaacaaaatttggagaaacaataagatgccatcagaatggaggaaaagtattttaatccctttgtataagaacaaaggcgatgtccaagattgtgccaactatcggggaatcaaattaatgagtcgcactatgaaactttgggagcgagtgatcgaacaaaggctaaggaggacggtgaagatctcggaaaaccagtttggctttatgccaggaagatcaactatggaagccatccatctaatgagacaattaatggagcactatcgaaataagaagaaagacttgcatatggttttcattgacttggagaaagcatatgataaggtaccaagggaagtactttggtgggccttgataaggaaaggcatttcgcggaaatatattgacatcataaaggacatgtatgagggagcattgATAGCTCcaatttgtatagggtttttaggccccttttagcttccttttgctttatttccttttaatttcagtagcgttttattatcttttagtttaaattagcaatttcccttatttttggcattttcggtgttttcagggatCATCAGGGACTTTTCGTgcattttcgaaccagaccAAAGCCCATTGGGGAATTACCGGACTTTTCAGGGACcatcggagcacttttgggattcatcagggaccattagagcatctttcggaagcccagggactCAAAAGGATAAAAACCGAAGTTTCATCCCCCAAATgggacctgtctcggcgagacacaggctgtctcgtcgagacaggccctcgtctcgtcgagacaagccttgtctcgacgagacgaggcgggggaagGCGCGCCTGCGCCTTCCCCTTTGCTGAAATCCGCGAATATTAAGCCCAAAAGCCCAttaaacactttgtaaatgccatttttacccctgaggcattagggtttccttcctaactctataaatagggagctaatcctaatctttcaggggggattagccatttAATAAATTAGAGAGCCGCTAGGGTTTTCTCTCCTCCAAAATGTAGATTTTTAacttttagattagatttcctgctttctagattaggttttatttctgttttgtcttttctttcaagaacaattgatgggagaagttcctcatcttctatttttgtaatcagaatcggcaaaacgggttttggatttctatctctttcccttttatcttttgcgat comes from Euphorbia lathyris chromosome 8, ddEupLath1.1, whole genome shotgun sequence and encodes:
- the LOC136204087 gene encoding 26S proteasome regulatory subunit S10B homolog B, whose product is MSSEGDDAARRRTAVAEYWKKLLQHKELESRVRSVRENLRAAKKEFNKTEDDLKSLQSVGQIIGEVLRPLDNERLIVKASSGPRYVVGCRSKVDKEKLTAGTRVVLDMTTLTIMRSLPREVDPVVYNMLHEDPGNISYSAVGGLSDQIRELRESIELPLMNPELFVRVGIKPPKGVLLYGPPGTGKTLLARAIASNIDANFLKVVSSAIIDKYIGESARLIREMFGYARDHQPCIIFMDEIDAIGGRRFSEGTSADREIQRTLMELLNQLDGFDQLGKVKMIMATNRPDVLDPALLRPGRLDRKIEIPLPNEQSRMEILKIHAAGIAKHGEIDYEAVVKLAEGFNGADLRNVCTEAGMSAIRAERDYVIHEDFMKAVRKLNEAKKLESSSHYNADFGKE